One segment of Neodiprion fabricii isolate iyNeoFabr1 chromosome 1, iyNeoFabr1.1, whole genome shotgun sequence DNA contains the following:
- the LOC124183228 gene encoding kinesin-like protein unc-104 isoform X15 — protein sequence MSSVKVAVRVRPFNNRELSREAQCIIDMVGNTTSIINPKAPPGTKDAIKSFNYDYSYFSMDPNDENYSSQIMVYKDIGEEMLQHAFEGYNVCIFAYGQTGAGKSYTMMGKQEEGQEGIIPQICDDLFRKISRNSSDHLKYSVEVSYMEIYCERVRDLLNPKNKGNLRVREHPLLGPYVEDLSKLAVMSYQDIHDLIDEGNKARTVAATNMNETSSRSHAVFTIFFTQQRHDSTTDLITEKVSKISLVDLAGSERADSTGAKGTRLKEGANINKSLTTLGKVISALAEIATKKKKKADFIPYRDSVLTWLLRENLGGNSKTAMIAAVSPADINYDETLSTLRYADRAKQIVCKAVVNEDANAKLIRELKEEIQKLRELLKQEGIDVQEGDEPQTMKTSKREDDIKETRQRVPSHPASAIAEEAVDQLQASEKLIAELNETWEDKLKRTESIRLQREAVFAEMGVAVKEDGMTVGVFSPKKTPHLVNLNEDPFMSECLIYYIKDGFTRIGSAEANIPQDIQLCGPHILSEHCVFENHEGIITLMPKKGALIYVNGREITEPIVLKTGSRVILGKNHVFRFNHPDQVRERREKSSPAETPGNGETVDWNFAQIELLEKQGIDLKAEMEKRLLVLEEQFRKEKEEADQLFEEQRKNYEARIDALQKQVEEQSMTMSMYSSYTPEDFNNIEEDIFESNWSEREFQLAAWAFRKWKYHQFTSLRDDLWGNAIFLKEANAISVELKKKVQFQFTLLTDTLYSPLPVDLLPAIEDEDDDERPFPRTIVAVEVQDTKNGATHYWTLDKLRQRLELMREMYHNEAELSPTSPDYNIETITGGDPFYDRFPWFRMVGRSFIYLSNLMYPVPLIHKVAIVNEKGDVKGYLRVAVQAVIEEENSEYSSGVRQSARISFEDDLFGNHRYNKRNTLLTQTLEKNQQNLLQEERVVEGSTDVKDSKEGKDDEEVGDADSGRGDSSVSSDMKEEELPDHLQAGVEFTFRVTVLQAMGISTEYADIFCQFNFLHRHDEAFSTEPVKNAGKGNPPLGFYHVQNITVTVTKSFLEYLKTQPIVFEVFGHYQQHPLHKDAKLEYSARQPPKRMLPPSIPISQPVRSPKFGSVLPSPSTSHVHAKYDVLVWFEICELAPNGEYVPSVVDHSDDLPCRGLFLLHQGIQRRIRITIVHEHASELRWKDVRELVVGRIRNTPEPEEEDNDSSVLSLGLFPGEYLEIPGDDRCMFRFEAAWDSSLHNSALLNRVTSYGEQIFMTISAYLELENCGRPAIITKDLSMIIYGRDARVGPRSLKHLFSGHYRNQEANRLSGVYELVLRRASEAGVQRRQRRVLDTSSTYVRGEENLHGWRPRGDSLIFDHQWELEKLTRLEEVERVRHTLLLRERLGIDKVPFCNKTAHDFTKSEKEVCNMVAKATNEPHASPIKLKKSASKDVYEPWEMTDRERELATKCVKLIQGRIPSKEPIVLSDVSPGEDAITEMSTSMISSVMSTSSQELTSPERARLQELQDSMMAGESASQVNSMAPAPLGSSSPLKESLVLYVPEVEEIRISPVIARKGYLNILEHKTNGWKKRWVAVRRPYVFIFREEKDPVERALINLATAQVEYSEDQLAMVKVPNTFSVVTKHRGYLLQTLGDKEVYDWLYAINPLLAGQIRSKLARKGPGSNIAPITLAPPPESQTQAK from the exons CCATTATAAATCCGAAGGCACCACCCGGTACCAAAGATGCTATCAAAAGCTTCAATTACGATTACTCCTATTTTTCTATGGAC CCGAACGATGAAAATTACTCGTCACAAATAATGGTATATAAGGATATTGGAGAGGAGATGTTGCAGCATGCATTCGAGG GATACAACGTGTGTATCTTTGCTTATGGTCAAACTGGCGCGGGAAAATCCTACACGATGATGGGGAAGCAAGAAGAGGGCCAGGAAGGAATTATTCCACAAATATGTGACGATCTGTTCAGAAAAATCAGCAGAAATTCAAGTGATCACCTCAAATACTCCGTTGAAGTGAGCTACATGGAAATATATTGCGAACGAGTGCGTGACTTGCTTAATCCTAAAAACAAAGGAAATTTACGTGTCAGAGAACATCCACTCTTGGGTCCTTATGTTGAAGATTTATCTAAGTTAGCAGTGATGTCTTATCAAGATATTCATGACCTTATTGACGAAGGCAATAAAGCCAG AACCGTTGCGGCAACAAATATGAACGAAACATCCAGCAGATCCCACGCAGTgttcacaatattttttacacaacaAAGACACGATAGTACAACAGATTTAATCACAGAGAAAGTCAGCAAAATTTCACTGGTTGACTTGGCTGGCTCTGAAAGAGCAGATTCTACCGGTGCAAAAGGCACAAGGCTCAAAGAAGGTGCCAATATCAATAAAAGTTTGACTACTCTGGGAAAAGTTATCAGTGCATTAGCTGAAATT gcaacgaagaagaagaagaaagcaGACTTTATTCCATACAGAGATTCGGTTTTGACATGGTTACTCCGTGAAAATCTTGGTGGAAATTCTAAGACCGCTATGATTGCAGCTGTTAGCCCAGCCGACATTAATTACGATGAAACTCTTTCCACATTGAG ATATGCAGACAGAGCAAAACAGATTGTCTGCAAAGCTGTTGTCAATGAGGATGCTAATGCTAAGCTTATTAgagaattgaaagaagaaattcaGAAGCTGCGAGAGCTTCTGAAACAGGAGGGCATCGACGTACAAGAAG GAGATGAACCACAAACGATGAAAACTTCTAAAAGAGAGGACGATATTAAAGAAACAAGACAACGAGTGCCATCACATCCCGCATCTGCCATTGCCGAAGAGGCTGTTGACCAGCTACAAGCTAGTGAGAAACTTATAGCTG AATTGAACGAGACTTGGGAggataaattgaaaagaacAGAATCAATACGTCTACAAAGAGAAGCTGTGTTTGCTGAAATGGGTGTAGCCGTAAAAGAAGATGGCATGACCGTTGGTgtattttcaccaaaaaagaCACCGCATTTAGTAAATCTCAATGAAGATCCATTCATGTCCGAGTGTCTCATTTACTACATTAAAGATGGCTTCACAAGAATTGGTTCTGCCGAAGCAAATATCCCACAGGATATACAACTTTGTGGACCACATATTTTGAGTGAACATTGTGTATTTGAGAATCACGAGGGTATTATCACATTGATGCCAAAGAAGGGAGCACTAATATACGTCAATGGCCGCGAGATCACAGAGCCAATCGTTCTCAAAACTGGATCTCGAGTAATCTTGGGCAAGAATCACGTGTTTAGATTCAACCACCCTGATCAag TGCGGGAGCGGCGTGAGAAAAGTTCACCAGCTGAAACTCCCGGCAATGGTGAAACTGTGGATTGGAATTTCGCACAGATTGAACTGCTTGAGAAACAAGGTATTGACTTGAAAGCTGAGATGGAAAAGAGACTATTAGTCCTTGAGGAACAATTCCgcaaggaaaaagaagaagcagaTCAGCTCTTTGAGGAACAAAGGAAG AATTACGAGGCTCGAattgatgctctacaaaagcAGGTTGAAGAGCAGAGCATGACAATGTCTATGTACAGTAGTTACACACCAGAAGATTTCAATAACATTGAAGAAGATATCTTTG AGAGCAACTGGAGTGAGCGCGAATTCCAGCTAGCAGCATGGGCATTTCGCAAATGGAAATATCATCAGTTTACCAGTCTTCGAGATGACTTGTGGGGTAACGCAATTTTCCTCAAGGAAGCTAACGCCATTTCCGTAGAACTTAAGAAAAAG GTTCAGTTTCAGTTCACACTTCTGACAGACACATTATATTCACCATTACCAGTTGACTTGTTACCAGCTATAGAGGATGAAGATGATGATGAGAGGCCTTTTCCTCGTACTATCGTGGCTGTTGAGGTCCAAGACACGAAAAATGGTGCTACACATTACTGGACTCTTGATAAGCTAAG GCAAAGGCTGGAATTAATGCGAGAAATGTATCACAACGAAGCTGAGTTGTCGCCAACTTCGCCTGACTATAACATTGAAACCATTACCGGTGGTGATCCCTTCTATGATAGATTCCCATGGTTCCGGATGGTTGGAAG ATCCTTCATATACTTGAGCAATCTTATGTACCCTGTACCACTTATTCACAAAGTTGctattgtaaatgaaaaaggaGATGTAAAGGGATACTTAAGAGTTGCTGTTCAAGCTGTTATCG AAGAGGAAAACAGCGAATATTCAAGTGGTGTCAGACAGTCTGCTCGTATATCATTTGAAGATGATCTCTTTGGTAACCACAGATATAACAAACGAAATACCCTTCTCACACAAACTCTTGAAAAGAATCAGCAAAACCTTTTACAAGAAGAACGTGTGGTCGAAGGATCAACCGATGTGAAAGATTCTAAGGAGGGTAAGGATGACGAAGAAGTCGGCGATGCTGATAGTGGAAGAGGTGATAGTTCCGTATCTAGCGATATGAAAGAGGAAGAATTGCCAGACCATCTCCAAGCTGGAGTTGAATTTACCTTCAGAGTGACGGTACTCCAAGCAATGGGAATTTCTACAGAATATGCAGACATTTTCTGTCAATTCAA CTTTTTGCATAGACATGACGAAGCTTTCTCAACGGAACCTGTTAAAAATGCTGGTAAAGGAAATCCACCGTTGGGATTCTATCATGTACAGAAC ATAACAGTGACGGTCACCAAATCTTTCTTGGAATATCTGAAAACTCAACCTATTGTATTCGAAGTATTTGGTCATTATCAACAGCATCCATTACACAAAGATGCCAAATTGGAATA CAGTGCTAGGCAGCCACCAAAAAGGATGCTCCCACCATCTATTCCCATCAGTCAACCAGTTCGTTCGCCAAAGTTTGGCAGCGTATTACCGTCACCTAGCACATCGCATGTTCATGCCAAATATGATGTTCTAGTGTGGTTCGAAATTTGTGAACTTGCCCCTAATGGAGAATACGTACCGTCAGTAGTTGACCATAGCGATGATTTACCTTGCCGcggattatttttacttcatcAAGGAATCCAACGTCGTATTCGTATTACGATTGTTCACGAACATGCATCTGAACTTCGATGGAAAGATGTGAGAGAACTTGTCGTAGGACGTATTCGCAACACACCTGAACCCGAAGAAGAGGATAATGATTCTTCAGTATTATCTCTTGGTCTCTTCCCTGGAGAATATTTGGAAATTCCGGGAGATGATAGATGCATGTTTAGATTTGAGGCTGCCTGGGACAGCTCTTTGCACAATTCAGCATTATTAAACAGAGTAACATCTTACGGAGAACAAATCTTTATGACCATTTCGGCTTACTTAGAA CTTGAAAACTGTGGCAGACCAGCTATTATAACGAAGGATCTCAGTATGATCATCTACGGACGGGATGCAAGAGTCGGCCCACGATCTCTGAAGCATTTGTTTAGTGGTCACTATCGAAATCAAGAAGCTAACAGGCTCAGTGGTGTCTACGAGTTGGTTTTACGACGTGCATCTGAAGCAG GAGTACAAAGACGACAACGTAGAGTACTAGATACAAGTTCTACTTACGTTAGGGGTGAAGAAAACCTCCATGGATGGAGACCACGTGGTGATAGCTTGATTTTTGATCATCAATGGGAACTGGAAAAGCTTACTAGACTTGAAGAAGTAGAACGAGTTCGGCACACACTTTTACTCAGAGAAAGACTTGGAATTGATAAAGTTCCATTTTGCAATAAGACGGCACATGATTTTAccaaaagtgaaaaa GAGGTCTGCAATATGGTGGCAAAAGCCACTAATGAACCACATGCTAGCCCAATAAAACTCAAAAAATCTGCAAGCAAGGATGTCTATGAGCCTTGGGAAATGACAGACCGAGAGCGAGAACTTGCTACTAAATGTGTAAAGTTAATACAGGGAAGAATTCCCAGCAAAGAGCCAATCGTTTTGTCAGATGTTTCACCTGGCGAGGATGCTATAACTGAAATGTCTACATCCATGATTTCATCGGTCATGTCTACATCATCACAAGA GTTGACTTCTCCTGAGCGTGCTCGGCTCCAGGAACTCCAGGATAGTATGATGGCTGGGGAATCTGCTAGTCAAGTAAACAGTATGGCTCCAGCACCCCTTGGTTCTTCGTCACCATTGAAAGAAAGTTTAGTTCTATATGTACCAGAGGTCGAAGAAATTCGCATCAGCCCTGTTATTGCAAGAAAAGGATATTTGAATATCTTGGAACATAAAACTAATGGCTGGAAGAAACGATGGGTG GCTGTCCGTAGGCCTTATGTTTTTATCTTCAGAGAGGAAAAAGATCCGGTTGAAAGAGCATTAATCAATCTTGCTACTGCACAAGTCGAATATTCTGAGGACCAATTAGCAATGGTCAAAGTACCCAACACATTCAG TGTGGTAACTAAACACCGAGGTTACCTTCTCCAAACACTTGGTGATAAAGAAGTCTATGATTGGCTTTATGCTATCAATCCTTTACTTGCTGGACAAATTAG GTCAAAACTGGCACGCAAAGGTCCTGGTTCCAATATCGCTCCTATTACGCTAGCCCCACCTCCAGAATCTCAGACGCAAGCTaagtga